CTTGAGGTATAAGCTACATCCTCAGTTAAAACGAATTCATCCTGAATAGGAAAATTTTGCACCAATACGGTTTTATTTTTAGGGAATCGAGAAGCAATCTTAGGCGTAACCGTAACAATAGCTTCAAAGAACAAAGCAGTAATGCCTTCTAATAATTCCATGGCGTTACCTGTAATTACTCGGAATGACTTAGGAATCCACCACTTAGACAAAATCTGACGTGGCAGATCCTCGTGTACATCATAGATAACTTTTTTACCCAATAACTTTAAAATCAGCCCTACGGGAATTAGCTCTGGGTCATGAAAGTGGTATATATCACCTTTTTGTTGTAACGCAAGTTGAAATGCCTTAAATGTTAAGATAGTCATCCGGTGGAAGCGATTTTTAGCCTTTGGTAAAGCAATTATCTTGATACCATCAACAACCTCGTCCTTATTATGTTGAGCAATCAAGGTAACATCATAACCTGCTTTTGCAAGCGTTTTAGCCTCCTTATGAAATATACGGGTATCAAAAGGAGGATGCACAGTCGTTATATGACAGACTTTTTTCGACATCAACCCACCTTCATTGCTTTAATAAGATTCTTTGTTGAATAAATTATTCCAATCCATGCAAACAATAGTCTATTATCACTTATATCACCTGATATAGATGAATTTAAAAGCATATTTATTAATAGAGCTAATAAAGTTAAACTTAAAAAATACATCTTATTGGTTTGTGCCTTTTTTATATTTGATAATCCATTATAAAAACTAAAGTAAAGCATTAAGATAAAAGATAACAAGCCTAACAATCCTAATTCAGACCCAATTTCCAAGAATATATTGTGTGGATATGCACCTCTTTTATCATCAAACCCTTCATAATAAACACTAAATCCACCTATCCCAAGTCCAGTAACTGCAGTTGGAAAACTTGTTATTGCCTCAAATGCCCTTTTAAACCTTAATATCCTCTCCAGAGCTGAAAAACCACCCCATTCTTGTAACACATGGATTCTCATAATGATGGTTTCAAAATATTCATAAAAAGATATAAATAAAAAAATCGGAACAAGCAAAAAAACTGTAAAAACAATCAACAAAATTTTTAAATGATTCTTCTTTAAAGTAAAATTCAACATAACACTTTTCAAAGACCTAACAAGCAAATAAAGAAAGATACATGAAACACTTAACAATAGTGCTATCAAAGGCCCCCGCCCACCAGAAATAAATAAAGCAAAAAGCAGTGTAGTTAATAGCACAATATATAAGATTTTGTTTAAATTGCTCTTAGATGTCATTAAGGAATATAACGATAAAACAATTGCTGCATTGCCACATATTCTCCCCACTGCAAGATAGTTTGAACCAAATGCAGTTTTAAAGCCTATTTCTTCCGGTGATAGACCTCCCGTT
This region of bacterium genomic DNA includes:
- a CDS encoding O-antigen ligase family protein, yielding MNLLTISKVRANSILLPIMLGGSIAVGVMLLSIHLDNEFILLGLPLLCLIIILLIIFPEISFGLFLTAGVYKADPRLEFLPIFLDLTVLFGFLSMVGVLYGILISRKIKLILPQRSILWPYIIIIFLSFFSLTYTLASIYGTDKLLRLSTITLLSCFLPFYLFQKEAPIDRFFLLFIALAFAMFLDIATGGLSPEEIGFKTAFGSNYLAVGRICGNAAIVLSLYSLMTSKSNLNKILYIVLLTTLLFALFISGGRGPLIALLLSVSCIFLYLLVRSLKSVMLNFTLKKNHLKILLIVFTVFLLVPIFLFISFYEYFETIIMRIHVLQEWGGFSALERILRFKRAFEAITSFPTAVTGLGIGGFSVYYEGFDDKRGAYPHNIFLEIGSELGLLGLLSFILMLYFSFYNGLSNIKKAQTNKMYFLSLTLLALLINMLLNSSISGDISDNRLLFAWIGIIYSTKNLIKAMKVG
- a CDS encoding glycosyltransferase family 4 protein; protein product: MSKKVCHITTVHPPFDTRIFHKEAKTLAKAGYDVTLIAQHNKDEVVDGIKIIALPKAKNRFHRMTILTFKAFQLALQQKGDIYHFHDPELIPVGLILKLLGKKVIYDVHEDLPRQILSKWWIPKSFRVITGNAMELLEGITALFFEAIVTVTPKIASRFPKNKTVLVQNFPIQDEFVLTEDVAYTSRAPLIAYAGGINVIRGIFEMIRAIELLPKELEARLVLAGTFSPASLKEEVCLLPGWRRVEFLGWQSIQQVKYLLGVSRIGLVTLHSIINYLDSYPVKLFEYMSAAIPVIASDFPLWREIVEGAGCGLLVDPLNPEAIAEAITYLLTHPDEAKNMGLNGRKAIEEKYNWKNEGNKLLELYKRILQG